One window from the genome of Desulfuromonadaceae bacterium encodes:
- a CDS encoding YicC family protein, whose protein sequence is MLNSMTGYGKGQALCGDVTYVIEIKSVNHRHCDVSVKAPRGLMGLENEIRKTVSERLKRGKIDVFINREFAESNSIIPQLNSALAASYVRIFEELRHQLGLSGDVPLELIAAQRDVIVTTEADISLADVREGLFSALDSALAAIKMMRANEGQATCLDMEVRLHTVDALVSQLSERSSMVPIEWRDKLMARLEKLRTDFDYDPQRVAQELAIFADRSDISEELARLNSHLQQFRDLLQGTDPVGRQMDFLVQEMNREVNTSGSKSNDIELSRIVVALKSELEKIREQVQNIE, encoded by the coding sequence ATGTTGAACAGCATGACAGGATACGGAAAAGGGCAGGCACTCTGCGGCGATGTGACTTATGTTATTGAAATCAAATCAGTCAATCACCGCCACTGTGATGTGTCCGTTAAAGCGCCACGAGGGCTGATGGGGCTGGAAAATGAGATCAGGAAGACGGTTTCAGAGCGCCTGAAACGGGGCAAAATCGACGTATTTATCAATCGGGAATTTGCTGAATCGAATTCCATCATACCCCAGTTGAATTCCGCGCTGGCTGCTTCTTATGTCAGGATTTTTGAGGAATTGCGTCACCAACTGGGTTTGTCCGGTGACGTCCCGCTGGAGTTAATTGCTGCGCAGCGGGATGTCATTGTTACGACTGAGGCTGATATCAGCCTCGCCGATGTGCGTGAAGGTCTTTTCTCCGCTCTGGATTCAGCCCTGGCCGCGATCAAGATGATGCGCGCCAATGAAGGCCAGGCGACTTGTCTGGATATGGAGGTGCGTTTGCATACCGTTGACGCCCTGGTCAGCCAACTGTCAGAGCGTTCATCCATGGTTCCGATTGAGTGGCGTGACAAGCTGATGGCGCGTCTGGAAAAATTGCGGACAGATTTTGACTATGATCCCCAACGGGTGGCGCAAGAGCTGGCAATTTTTGCTGATCGCTCTGATATCAGTGAGGAATTAGCGCGTTTGAACAGCCACCTGCAGCAGTTCCGCGATCTTCTTCAGGGTACGGATCCGGTCGGGCGTCAGATGGATTTTCTGGTTCAGGAAATGAACCGTGAGGTGAATACCTCGGGCTCAAAGTCGAATGATATCGAATTGAGCCGCATTGTAGTTGCACTCAAATCCGAGCTGGAAAAAATTCGCGAACAGGTGCAGAACATCGAGTAG
- the rpoZ gene encoding DNA-directed RNA polymerase subunit omega, whose amino-acid sequence MARVTVEDCLEQIPNRFLLVMVATKRSKQLYKGGASLIENKAENKNIVLALREIAAGRVEYEIPNRK is encoded by the coding sequence ATGGCAAGAGTAACAGTTGAGGATTGTCTGGAACAGATTCCTAATCGTTTTTTGTTGGTGATGGTCGCCACGAAGCGCTCGAAGCAGCTTTATAAGGGGGGCGCATCGCTGATCGAAAATAAGGCGGAGAACAAAAATATCGTTTTGGCCTTGCGCGAAATCGCCGCGGGCAGGGTTGAATACGAAATTCCGAACCGCAAGTAA
- the gmk gene encoding guanylate kinase, which produces MEREGIIFVVSAPSGTGKTTLCKELIDFFPDLRQSVSFTTRAMRPAEKAGRDYHFISASSFSMMVDKGEFAEWAEVHGHYYGTALATLDGCRQNGCDVLLDIDFQGAEQLRRNYSHAVFIFIVPPDMAELERRLRLRGTESDEVINNRLENARSELQAGDWYDYLVTNDDFDSALSKLKAIVIAEACKRSRIPFSVAELVGLSV; this is translated from the coding sequence ATGGAACGAGAAGGAATAATATTCGTCGTCTCGGCTCCCTCGGGGACCGGGAAAACGACGCTCTGCAAGGAACTGATTGACTTTTTCCCTGATCTGCGTCAGTCTGTTTCCTTCACAACGCGCGCGATGCGTCCTGCTGAAAAAGCCGGTCGTGACTACCATTTTATCTCCGCATCATCTTTTTCCATGATGGTTGATAAAGGTGAGTTTGCTGAGTGGGCGGAGGTTCATGGTCATTATTACGGAACCGCACTCGCAACCCTTGATGGCTGTCGTCAGAACGGTTGTGACGTGTTGCTTGATATCGATTTTCAGGGTGCTGAGCAGTTACGTCGCAATTATAGTCACGCGGTTTTTATCTTTATCGTCCCTCCGGACATGGCAGAGCTGGAGCGGCGGCTGCGGTTGCGGGGCACCGAGAGTGATGAGGTCATTAACAATCGCCTGGAAAATGCGCGGAGCGAATTACAGGCAGGCGACTGGTATGATTATCTTGTCACCAACGATGATTTTGATAGTGCATTATCCAAATTAAAAGCAATTGTGATTGCAGAGGCGTGCAAGCGCAGCCGGATTCCCTTCTCGGTAGCGGAACTGGTAGGCCTGTCGGTTTAG
- a CDS encoding RidA family protein: MEKKIITTDTAPAAIGPYSQAVKAGPMVFFSGQIPLRADGSLVDGDIAGQTEQVMKNLGAVLSAAGLDYAAVVKTTIYLTDLADFSVVNDIYGKYFKHAPPARACVQVCALPKGVDIEIEGIACCE; the protein is encoded by the coding sequence ATGGAAAAAAAGATAATAACAACGGATACCGCACCGGCGGCCATTGGTCCCTATTCACAGGCGGTCAAGGCCGGACCCATGGTTTTTTTCTCCGGGCAAATTCCGTTGCGCGCTGATGGATCTTTGGTCGACGGGGATATTGCTGGCCAAACTGAACAGGTGATGAAGAATCTCGGGGCGGTTCTGTCTGCCGCCGGGCTGGATTACGCTGCGGTCGTCAAAACAACGATTTATCTTACCGATCTGGCTGATTTTTCCGTGGTTAATGATATTTACGGTAAATATTTCAAACACGCCCCCCCCGCCCGTGCCTGCGTGCAGGTCTGTGCGTTGCCAAAGGGTGTTGATATCGAAATAGAGGGGATCGCCTGTTGCGAATAG
- a CDS encoding bifunctional (p)ppGpp synthetase/guanosine-3',5'-bis(diphosphate) 3'-pyrophosphohydrolase, with amino-acid sequence MTRLEDILEIVAGYIPGTDLALIRKAGLFCVQIHEGQQRLSGDQFYTHPYEVALILTHLRLDIPSIAAALLHDVLENTAVTKKYIADEFTPEVAELVDGVTKLGKMSFRPGEERQAESFRKMLLAMARDLRVILVKLADRLHNMRTLGFLPEEQQLAIVRETRDIYVPLANRLGISWIKSELEDLTFRYLHPVAFAELEAKVARHRGEREDYLTDVQKLIQGKLVEHDIHGEVSGRFKHLSSIYNKITRQGVDLHEIYDLIAFRVLVDNVRDCYAVLGTIHATWKPIPGRFKDYIAMPKANLYQSLHTSVIGPHGERMEVQIRTHEMHRIAEEGIAAHWKYKEGQGSLPTVGRDERRFNWLRQLLEWQKELKDAGESMTSAKVDLFPEEVYVFTPNGDVFDLPRGSTAVDFAFRVHSDVGLRCNGARINGKMVPLKTVLNHGDTVEVLTSPKQRPSKDWLTFVQSSKARNRIRQWLKAEQREESLELGRELLDKAFRKHGYNLNKLIASGKLDGALKEFGLPNVDDLIATVGYGKLTSLQVVGAVIPQNEIKKPVKQGKIGQVLDKIRKKPSSAIRIQGIDNILVRFAKCCNPLPGDPIVGFITRGHGVSIHASECPHTLDIDPVRRVDVEWDGRKKELHVVGIRVFCNDQKGLLANISAALTKNEVNIVSAHVSASGDGQASCLFDIEIVDLEHLQKVITTLRKVKGVKDIERTRQRQETS; translated from the coding sequence ATGACTCGCTTAGAAGACATCCTCGAAATAGTCGCCGGTTATATACCGGGCACCGATCTGGCGCTGATTCGCAAGGCCGGTTTGTTTTGTGTCCAAATTCATGAAGGACAACAACGTCTTTCTGGTGACCAGTTTTATACACACCCCTATGAAGTAGCGCTGATCCTGACACACTTGCGTCTCGATATCCCGTCGATTGCCGCTGCCCTGCTACACGACGTTCTTGAAAATACTGCGGTTACCAAAAAATATATCGCGGACGAGTTTACCCCCGAGGTTGCCGAATTGGTTGACGGTGTAACCAAACTGGGGAAGATGAGCTTTCGCCCCGGTGAAGAGCGTCAGGCGGAAAGCTTTCGTAAAATGCTGCTCGCCATGGCGCGCGACCTGCGTGTCATTCTGGTCAAACTGGCCGACCGGCTGCACAATATGCGGACCCTTGGCTTCCTGCCCGAAGAACAGCAACTAGCGATTGTCCGGGAAACGCGTGACATCTATGTTCCACTGGCCAACCGGTTGGGAATCAGCTGGATTAAAAGTGAACTCGAGGATTTGACCTTTCGCTATCTGCATCCCGTGGCTTTTGCCGAGCTGGAAGCCAAGGTTGCCCGTCATCGCGGGGAACGCGAAGATTATCTGACTGATGTCCAAAAACTCATTCAGGGTAAATTGGTGGAACATGATATCCATGGCGAGGTTTCCGGGCGGTTCAAACATCTGAGCTCGATTTATAACAAAATAACCCGCCAGGGGGTTGACCTTCATGAGATTTACGATCTGATTGCCTTTCGTGTACTGGTTGACAATGTTCGCGACTGTTACGCGGTTCTGGGAACGATCCATGCCACGTGGAAGCCGATTCCCGGACGTTTCAAGGATTATATCGCCATGCCGAAGGCGAACCTTTACCAATCCTTGCATACCTCGGTGATCGGTCCTCATGGGGAACGGATGGAAGTCCAGATTCGTACCCACGAAATGCACCGTATTGCCGAAGAAGGTATCGCGGCACATTGGAAGTATAAGGAAGGGCAGGGGTCGCTTCCCACCGTTGGTCGCGACGAACGGCGGTTCAATTGGCTGCGCCAGCTGCTTGAATGGCAAAAAGAGTTGAAAGACGCTGGCGAGTCGATGACTTCTGCCAAGGTTGATCTTTTCCCGGAAGAAGTCTACGTCTTTACCCCGAACGGGGATGTCTTCGATTTGCCCCGCGGGTCAACGGCGGTTGATTTTGCCTTTCGGGTTCACTCCGATGTCGGACTGCGTTGCAATGGTGCCCGCATTAACGGAAAAATGGTACCACTTAAAACGGTTCTCAATCATGGAGATACGGTTGAGGTGTTGACCTCACCGAAGCAACGCCCCAGTAAAGACTGGCTGACTTTTGTACAGAGTTCCAAGGCGCGCAATCGTATCCGCCAGTGGTTGAAAGCGGAACAGCGTGAAGAGAGTCTGGAGCTCGGGCGTGAGTTACTCGATAAAGCTTTTCGTAAGCATGGTTACAATCTCAACAAGTTGATCGCTTCCGGAAAACTGGATGGGGCATTGAAAGAATTCGGGCTGCCGAATGTTGACGACCTGATTGCAACCGTTGGTTATGGCAAGTTAACCTCATTGCAGGTTGTCGGCGCGGTCATCCCGCAGAATGAAATTAAAAAGCCGGTCAAACAGGGGAAAATTGGTCAGGTTCTCGATAAGATCCGCAAAAAACCATCCAGTGCCATTCGCATCCAGGGGATAGATAACATCCTCGTGCGTTTCGCCAAATGCTGTAACCCTCTTCCGGGTGACCCGATTGTTGGCTTCATTACCCGCGGACATGGCGTTTCGATTCATGCATCGGAGTGCCCGCATACGCTTGATATTGATCCGGTGCGGCGTGTCGATGTTGAGTGGGATGGTCGGAAAAAAGAACTTCATGTTGTCGGCATTCGGGTTTTCTGCAATGACCAGAAAGGCTTGCTGGCAAATATTTCAGCAGCCTTGACGAAAAATGAGGTTAATATTGTCAGTGCCCACGTTTCCGCCTCTGGCGACGGCCAGGCAAGTTGTCTTTTTGACATTGAGATTGTTGATCTTGAACATTTGCAAAAAGTGATTACTACGTTGCGCAAGGTCAAGGGAGTGAAGGATATTGAACGGACAAGACAGCGACAGGAGACGTCTTGA
- the thrC gene encoding threonine synthase — MRYISTRGGVSGISFKDAVMMGLADDGGLLLPQSIPRLTPGDIDALGMLDYPELALQIISRYVSDIPAADLKDLIDRSYATFDHPEITPTVNKDGIYILELFHGPTLAFKDVALQFLGNLFEYLLKERGERMNIIGATSGDTGSAAIYGVRSKENINIFILHPHGKVSPVQELQMTTVADDNVFNFAMDGTFDDCQSIVKQIFGDLEFKKKYALGAVNSINWARVLAQIVYYFSAYAQVRAQTNCQAVTFSIPTGNFGDIFAGFIAKRMGLPIRTLILATNENDILTRFVNAGDYSISSVHQTLSPSMDIQLASNLERYLYYLFDEDPRRVREAMATFQAEGRLQFDSATVARIGADLRSASGSSAATVTTIKNFYTATGYTLDPHTAVGVYAGQLLADSDIPLICLATAHPAKFGAAVREAIGRDPELPAAIAALDPAQKRCKKIPADIAVVKIFIAENAC; from the coding sequence ATGCGCTATATCAGCACCCGTGGCGGAGTTAGCGGCATTTCATTCAAGGATGCCGTTATGATGGGACTTGCCGACGATGGCGGCCTGTTGCTGCCACAATCGATCCCCCGTCTGACCCCGGGGGATATCGACGCCCTGGGTATGCTCGATTATCCCGAGCTCGCTTTACAGATCATTTCCCGTTACGTCAGCGATATTCCTGCGGCGGATCTCAAAGATTTGATTGATCGCAGCTATGCAACCTTCGACCACCCGGAAATTACCCCGACAGTCAATAAGGATGGCATTTATATCCTTGAGTTATTTCACGGGCCAACGCTCGCATTCAAAGATGTTGCGCTTCAATTTCTTGGGAATTTATTTGAATACCTGCTCAAGGAACGTGGCGAACGGATGAATATCATCGGCGCGACGTCGGGGGATACCGGCAGTGCCGCGATCTACGGCGTACGCAGTAAGGAAAATATCAACATCTTTATTCTTCATCCGCACGGCAAGGTTTCCCCGGTGCAGGAACTGCAGATGACGACCGTAGCGGATGACAATGTCTTCAATTTTGCCATGGACGGGACTTTTGACGATTGCCAGTCGATCGTCAAGCAGATCTTCGGTGATCTTGAATTCAAAAAAAAATACGCCCTCGGCGCAGTAAATTCGATCAATTGGGCACGTGTTCTGGCGCAGATTGTTTACTATTTCTCCGCCTACGCCCAAGTCCGTGCGCAGACCAACTGCCAGGCAGTGACCTTCTCGATACCAACCGGCAACTTCGGGGATATTTTCGCAGGGTTCATTGCCAAGCGCATGGGGCTACCAATCCGCACCCTGATTCTGGCGACCAACGAAAATGACATCCTTACCCGTTTTGTCAATGCCGGTGACTACAGTATCAGCAGCGTACATCAAACGCTCTCCCCCTCGATGGATATTCAACTGGCAAGTAACCTGGAACGTTACTTGTATTATCTGTTTGATGAAGATCCACGCCGGGTTCGTGAGGCGATGGCGACATTTCAGGCCGAGGGACGGTTGCAGTTTGACAGCGCCACTGTTGCTCGCATCGGTGCTGATCTGCGCTCCGCCAGCGGCTCCAGTGCCGCAACAGTTACCACGATTAAAAACTTTTACACAGCAACCGGGTACACCCTCGACCCACATACTGCGGTGGGGGTCTACGCCGGACAACTTCTGGCTGACAGCGATATCCCCTTGATCTGCCTTGCCACCGCACATCCGGCAAAATTTGGTGCGGCGGTCCGCGAGGCCATCGGCCGTGACCCGGAATTACCTGCTGCAATCGCGGCTCTTGATCCGGCGCAAAAGCGGTGTAAAAAGATCCCCGCCGACATCGCTGTGGTGAAAATTTTTATTGCAGAAAATGCCTGTTGA